A part of Aegilops tauschii subsp. strangulata cultivar AL8/78 chromosome 2, Aet v6.0, whole genome shotgun sequence genomic DNA contains:
- the LOC109786080 gene encoding protein FAR1-RELATED SEQUENCE 5-like: protein MPFVPFVGVNNHRCTTVFGCAIIADETEGTYVWLLQTFMKANCQVKPKSIITDGDAAMIQAIRTVLSDVFHRLCSWHIEKNMQRHLHYKSLDEFRSLLYYATSQANFEQRWKAFYDKWKTDRTEEWLDRMYRKRRLWAASYLSDGFFLGMRSNQRSESLNSCLHLHLDYGMTIVDLVVHYENCIVHLRENEAYDDCEAFQKEPPSVTGYKALEEHATKVFTPANFYILQDDLHKMGQLEIFETVVGIGRQTFMVTWKDNHKFRYNVVYEPANDPFLFDELMKCLDNIIAQKKISEEELIRSRRNWA, encoded by the exons GGACATACGTGTGGCTGCTGCAGACATTTATGAAGGCAAACTGTCAGGTGAAGCCAAAGTCAATAATCACAGACGGTGACGCTGCAATGATCCAGGCTATTCGGACTGTCCTTTCAGATGTTTTCCATCGTCTTTGCTCGTGGCATATCGAGAAAAATATGCAGAGGCACCTACATTACAAGTCACTGGATGAGTTCAGATCGCTCCTGTACTATGCCACCTCCCAAGCGAACTTTGAGCAGAGATGGAAAGCTTTCTATGATAAGTGGAAGACGGATAGAACTGAAGAGTGGCTTGACAGGATGTACAGGAAGAGGAGACTGTGGGCAGCTTCATATCTTTCCGATGGTTTTTTTCTTGGTATGCGAAGTAACCAGAGGAGTGAAAGCCTCAACTCCTGCCTTCACCTTCACCTGGACTACGGTATGACAATTGTTGATTTGGTGGTGCATTATGAGAACTGTATAGTCCACCTGCGTGAGAACGAGGCGTACGATGACTGCGAGGCATTCCAGAAGGAACCACCGTCTGTTACTGGATATAAAGCCCTTGAGGAGCATGCCACCAAAGTATTCACACCTGCTAATTTCTACATCTTGCAAGATGATTTGCATAAGATGGGTCAGCTGGAGATATTTGAGACGGTCGTGGGAATTGGGCGTCAGACATTCATGGTGACATGGAAGGATAACCACAAGTTTAGGTACAATGTTGTTTATGAACCAG CAAATGATCCCTTCTTGTTCGATGAGTTGATGAAGTGTCTGGACAACATAATAGCGCAGAAAAAGATTTCAGAGGAGGAACTTATAAGAAGTAGAAG GAACTGGGCGTAG